A region from the Pseudonocardia petroleophila genome encodes:
- a CDS encoding PaaX family transcriptional regulator, which translates to MDARGGPAPVGGWNGNGAPRASRSARSLLFTVVGEYLRDPGSALWTAGAVAALGRLGVEERAARQALTRTARDGWLVAERHGRRTLWRLTSRAADHFAESAESVYRARRHPTGWNGDWTVLVTSVPESRRELRHRLRTRLRWAGFGPLGQGVWISPRVGSEQAARHVLDELGLTASAVSVIGRIGGLGSEFEVVNRAWDLGGLARDYAAFAAEFSDRRERTEREPAVVFTEQTRMVHRWREFALRDPVLPADLLPARWPGHDARDLFFRRHDADHRIAAAWLGALSQGATGPAGP; encoded by the coding sequence ATGGACGCGCGCGGCGGACCGGCACCGGTCGGCGGGTGGAACGGCAACGGCGCGCCGCGGGCGTCGCGGAGCGCCCGGTCGCTGCTGTTCACCGTCGTCGGGGAGTACCTCCGGGATCCGGGATCGGCGCTGTGGACCGCGGGTGCGGTCGCCGCGCTGGGCCGGCTGGGGGTCGAGGAGCGCGCGGCCCGGCAGGCCCTGACCCGGACGGCGCGGGACGGCTGGCTCGTGGCCGAGCGGCACGGCCGCCGCACGCTCTGGCGGCTGACCTCCCGGGCCGCCGACCACTTCGCGGAGTCCGCCGAGTCGGTCTACCGGGCCAGGCGGCACCCGACCGGCTGGAACGGCGACTGGACCGTGCTCGTCACCTCCGTGCCCGAGTCCCGGCGCGAGCTGCGGCACCGGCTGCGCACCCGGCTGCGCTGGGCCGGGTTCGGGCCGCTCGGACAGGGTGTGTGGATCTCCCCGCGGGTGGGCTCGGAGCAAGCCGCCCGGCACGTGCTCGACGAGCTCGGCCTGACCGCCAGCGCGGTGTCGGTCATCGGCCGGATCGGCGGCCTCGGCTCCGAGTTCGAGGTCGTGAACCGGGCGTGGGACCTCGGTGGCCTGGCCCGCGACTACGCCGCCTTCGCCGCCGAGTTCTCCGACCGGCGCGAGCGGACCGAGCGCGAACCCGCGGTCGTCTTCACCGAGCAGACCCGGATGGTGCACCGCTGGCGGGAGTTCGCGCTGCGCGACCCCGTGCTGCCGGCCGACCTGCTGCCCGCCCGCTGGCCCGGTCACGACGCCCGGGACCTGTTCTTCCGCCGGCACGACGCCGACCACCGGATCGCCGCGGCCTGGCTGGGTGCGCTGAGCCAGGGCGCGACCGGCCCGGCCGGACCGTGA
- a CDS encoding acyl-CoA synthetase, with translation MTDVDTDHYAALRDTGNAEIAKGFRWRVPDRMNLAVQVCDRYRDSGARAIRWLGADGSARDIGFAELADTSDRVAGALRGLGVTRGDRVFTMMPRLPVHWALLLGTLKVGAVWSCLSTTFGPDGVAVRVQDARPRVIVTARAHEPTVRAAAAAVGATVVLIDDDGPDGLTARLAAAPAQVEVADTTAEDPAFLFYTSGTTGRPKGSVHGHQLLVGALALVALTLELRPEDLMWPTSDLAWITGVLLPLGTLGFGQGFVTYEGEFDAARWWSIIRDEGVTTLFAVPTAYRMLRSGEAGLPGEGGPVPIRRLGTVGEPLDPETLEWSRTRFGTPIVECYGQTENGAALCSNRNGMTIKPGSLGPALPWLTVAVVDDEGTELPTGEIGEIVSRPDYPALTQGYWERPEATAAVLRDGWQWTGDLARIDEDGYFWYSSRRDDVISSGGYRIGPTEIEAALLSHPAVAEAGVVGKPDPQRGQIVKAWVALNPGHEPGDELVAELKEHCKRTAGGWNHPREIGFLAELPKTITGKIRRVELRALDAGAR, from the coding sequence GTGACCGACGTCGACACGGACCACTACGCGGCGCTGCGCGACACCGGCAACGCCGAGATCGCCAAGGGCTTCCGGTGGCGGGTGCCGGACCGGATGAACCTCGCGGTCCAGGTGTGCGACCGCTACCGCGACTCCGGGGCCCGGGCGATCCGCTGGCTGGGGGCCGACGGCTCCGCGCGCGACATCGGCTTCGCCGAGCTCGCCGACACCTCCGACCGGGTCGCCGGTGCGCTGCGCGGGCTCGGCGTGACCCGGGGCGACCGGGTGTTCACGATGATGCCCCGGTTGCCCGTGCACTGGGCCCTATTGCTCGGCACCCTCAAGGTCGGCGCGGTGTGGAGCTGCCTGTCCACCACGTTCGGCCCCGACGGGGTCGCCGTGCGGGTGCAGGACGCCCGGCCGAGGGTGATCGTCACCGCCCGGGCCCACGAGCCGACCGTGCGCGCGGCGGCCGCCGCCGTCGGGGCCACCGTGGTGCTGATCGACGACGACGGTCCGGACGGCCTGACCGCCCGGCTGGCCGCCGCTCCGGCGCAGGTCGAAGTGGCGGACACCACGGCCGAGGACCCGGCGTTCCTCTTCTACACCAGCGGCACCACCGGACGGCCGAAGGGCTCGGTGCACGGGCACCAGCTGCTGGTCGGGGCGCTCGCGCTGGTCGCGCTGACCCTGGAGCTGCGGCCCGAGGACCTCATGTGGCCGACCTCGGACCTGGCGTGGATCACCGGCGTCCTGCTGCCGCTGGGCACGCTGGGCTTCGGACAGGGCTTCGTGACCTACGAGGGCGAGTTCGACGCCGCCCGCTGGTGGTCGATCATCCGGGACGAGGGCGTCACCACCCTGTTCGCGGTGCCCACCGCCTACCGGATGCTGCGCTCCGGCGAGGCCGGACTGCCGGGAGAGGGAGGCCCCGTCCCGATCCGTCGGCTCGGCACCGTCGGCGAACCGCTCGACCCCGAGACCCTCGAGTGGTCCAGGACCCGGTTCGGCACGCCGATCGTCGAGTGCTACGGGCAGACCGAGAACGGCGCGGCGCTGTGCAGCAACCGCAACGGCATGACCATCAAACCCGGCAGCCTGGGCCCGGCCCTGCCGTGGCTCACCGTGGCCGTCGTCGACGACGAGGGCACCGAGCTGCCCACCGGCGAGATCGGTGAGATCGTCTCCCGGCCGGACTACCCCGCGCTCACCCAGGGTTACTGGGAGCGGCCCGAGGCCACCGCCGCCGTCCTGCGCGACGGCTGGCAGTGGACCGGCGACCTGGCCAGGATCGACGAGGACGGCTACTTCTGGTACAGCAGCCGGCGCGACGACGTCATCTCCTCGGGCGGCTACCGGATCGGGCCGACCGAGATCGAGGCGGCCCTGTTGTCGCACCCCGCGGTCGCCGAGGCCGGGGTGGTCGGCAAGCCCGACCCGCAGCGTGGCCAGATCGTCAAGGCCTGGGTCGCGCTGAACCCGGGCCACGAACCGGGCGACGAGCTGGTGGCCGAGCTCAAGGAGCACTGCAAGCGCACCGCGGGCGGCTGGAACCACCCGCGGGAGATCGGTTTCCTGGCCGAGCTGCCCAAGACCATCACCGGCAAGATCCGCCGGGTCGAGCTGCGGGCGCTCGACGCGGGGGCCCGATGA
- a CDS encoding cytochrome P450, with translation MAAPIDLLIADAVADPHATFAALRDRGPVVWSDTHRAWIITGYDGVAEAFLDSERLSSDRLTPYWARLTPDRAAVLGTTFDVLRGWMVFHDPPRHALLRNPVRRAFTPRQVQRLAPGIERIAAELLDGIAERGECDLKAEFAFPLPALVIADLMGVEGADRHRFKDWSAKLAAIVFGESDNPRRDARAAEGSAEFVDYFSWLVRHRREHPGEDLVSALLAAQAEEGAGELSELELVGACTLLLFAGHETTTNLLANSALALLGRPDQAALLRSRPETVDTAVEELIRFDGPVKTMVRVAARTHERGGVTLERGQTVYLSVAGANRDPAVYDRADDLRLDRVPGRPGISFGQGLHFCLGAALARLETRIAVPALLGRFPDLALTGDDLSWEPQILTRAVRELPVSVGT, from the coding sequence GTGGCAGCCCCCATCGATCTCCTGATCGCCGACGCGGTCGCCGACCCGCACGCGACGTTCGCGGCCCTGCGGGACCGTGGCCCGGTGGTCTGGAGCGACACCCACCGGGCCTGGATCATCACCGGCTACGACGGCGTGGCCGAGGCGTTCCTGGACTCCGAGCGGCTGTCCTCCGACCGGCTGACCCCGTACTGGGCCCGGCTCACCCCCGACCGCGCCGCCGTCCTCGGGACCACGTTCGACGTCCTGCGCGGCTGGATGGTGTTCCACGACCCGCCCCGCCACGCGCTCCTGCGCAACCCGGTGCGCCGAGCGTTCACCCCGCGCCAGGTCCAGCGGCTGGCCCCCGGGATCGAGCGGATCGCCGCCGAGCTGCTCGACGGGATCGCCGAGCGGGGCGAGTGCGACCTCAAGGCCGAGTTCGCGTTCCCGCTGCCGGCCCTGGTCATCGCGGACCTGATGGGGGTGGAGGGCGCCGATCGGCACCGCTTCAAGGACTGGTCGGCCAAGCTGGCCGCGATCGTGTTCGGCGAGTCCGACAACCCGCGGCGCGACGCCCGGGCGGCCGAGGGCAGCGCCGAGTTCGTCGACTACTTCAGCTGGCTGGTCCGGCACCGCCGGGAGCACCCGGGCGAGGACCTGGTCAGCGCGCTGCTCGCCGCGCAGGCCGAGGAAGGGGCCGGCGAGCTGAGCGAGCTGGAGCTGGTGGGCGCGTGCACGCTGCTGCTGTTCGCCGGCCACGAGACGACGACGAACCTGCTGGCGAACTCGGCGCTGGCCCTGCTGGGCCGGCCCGACCAGGCGGCTCTGCTGCGCAGCAGGCCGGAGACCGTCGACACGGCCGTCGAGGAGCTGATCCGTTTCGACGGGCCGGTCAAGACCATGGTCCGGGTCGCGGCCCGGACCCACGAGCGCGGGGGGGTGACCCTCGAGCGGGGACAGACCGTCTACCTGTCGGTGGCCGGGGCGAACCGCGACCCCGCGGTCTACGACCGCGCGGACGACCTGCGCCTGGACCGCGTCCCGGGGCGACCGGGCATCAGCTTCGGGCAGGGCCTGCACTTCTGCCTCGGGGCGGCGCTGGCCCGGCTGGAGACCCGGATCGCGGTGCCGGCGCTGCTGGGCAGGTTCCCCGATCTCGCGCTGACCGGCGACGACCTGAGCTGGGAGCCGCAGATCCTGACCAGGGCCGTCCGCGAGCTCCCGGTGTCGGTCGGGACCTGA
- a CDS encoding alpha/beta hydrolase: MSDPAATVPGPLLEFQLTLRAPDGISPAALLGSYDDYVNADGPPVAAVHHGVPMREVAGWRLGADITVPLGEPPFPVLVYLHGGGWVMGAPHTHRRLATELAALGLLVVSVDYRRAPKHRFPAAVQDAEFAVGWAAGHAAEFGGDPARILVGGDSAGANLAACVLTGTTAGRSVSGALLLYGVYDYHRALPVLAPLLAGHEAHTQLYLPPGDFEAVRGDPRLSPEGHGAGMPPTLVAVGGRDPLCAESTAFAAHLAEVGVPHELVVLDGAPHAFLQLPTHPAHDEGLAAIGRFLDRHGFRTPAPES; the protein is encoded by the coding sequence ATGAGCGACCCGGCGGCCACGGTTCCCGGCCCCCTGCTGGAGTTCCAGCTGACGCTGCGGGCACCCGACGGGATCTCCCCCGCCGCCCTGCTCGGCTCCTACGACGACTACGTCAACGCCGACGGCCCCCCGGTCGCGGCGGTGCACCACGGCGTGCCGATGCGCGAGGTAGCGGGTTGGCGGCTGGGTGCCGACATCACCGTCCCGCTCGGCGAGCCGCCGTTCCCGGTGCTCGTCTACCTGCACGGCGGCGGCTGGGTGATGGGCGCACCGCACACCCATCGCCGGCTGGCCACCGAGCTGGCGGCGCTCGGCCTGCTGGTCGTCTCGGTCGACTACCGCAGGGCGCCCAAGCACCGGTTCCCGGCCGCCGTGCAGGACGCGGAGTTCGCCGTCGGCTGGGCGGCCGGGCATGCCGCGGAGTTCGGCGGCGACCCGGCCCGGATCCTGGTCGGCGGGGACTCCGCCGGGGCCAACCTCGCGGCCTGCGTGCTCACCGGTACAACGGCGGGCCGGTCGGTCTCCGGGGCCCTGCTGCTCTACGGCGTCTACGACTACCACCGGGCCCTGCCGGTACTGGCCCCGTTGCTGGCCGGGCACGAGGCGCACACCCAGCTCTACCTGCCGCCCGGGGACTTCGAGGCCGTCCGGGGTGACCCCCGGCTCAGCCCCGAGGGCCACGGCGCCGGGATGCCGCCGACGCTGGTGGCCGTCGGCGGGCGCGACCCGCTGTGTGCCGAGTCCACGGCGTTCGCCGCGCACCTCGCCGAGGTCGGCGTCCCGCACGAGCTCGTGGTGCTCGACGGCGCACCGCACGCGTTCCTGCAGCTCCCGACGCACCCCGCACACGACGAGGGGCTCGCCGCGATCGGGCGCTTCCTGGATCGGCACGGCTTCCGCACCCCGGCACCGGAGAGCTGA
- a CDS encoding acetyl-CoA acetyltransferase has product MASNGIRDKVAIVGMGCTPFGEHWDRSVDDLLIDAVTECIGSVPGVEKDDIDAFWLGTMGSGSSGLTLSRPLKIGYKPVTRVENYCATGSESFRNAAYAVASGAYDCVMAVGVEKLKDSGFSGLVIPTPANDGTESELTAPAMFSLLAPSYSKKYGVDADTMKEVMTHIAWKNHVNGARNPRAQFRSEVAKETISCSPLVAGQLGIFDCSGVSDGAAAALIVRAEDAHRYTDRPIYIKALSFVAGPAEGPLDPAYDYTTFTEVVRCAEDAYAQAGVKDPRTEISMAEVHDCFTPTELVLMEDLGFSERGQGWKDVLEGFFDLGGGLPVNPDGGLKSFGHPIGASGLRMLFEMWLQLRGEAGERQLASPRLGMTHNLGGAPGACVSFASIVGAERD; this is encoded by the coding sequence ATGGCCAGCAACGGAATCCGCGACAAGGTCGCCATCGTCGGCATGGGGTGCACCCCCTTCGGCGAGCACTGGGACCGCTCGGTCGACGACCTGCTCATCGACGCCGTCACCGAGTGCATCGGCTCAGTGCCTGGGGTCGAGAAGGACGACATCGACGCCTTCTGGCTCGGGACGATGGGGTCGGGGTCCTCGGGCCTCACCCTCTCCCGGCCGCTCAAGATCGGCTACAAGCCCGTCACCCGCGTGGAGAACTACTGTGCCACCGGTTCGGAGTCGTTCCGCAACGCCGCCTACGCGGTGGCATCGGGCGCCTACGACTGCGTGATGGCCGTCGGGGTGGAGAAGCTCAAGGACTCCGGGTTCTCCGGTCTGGTCATCCCGACCCCGGCGAACGACGGCACCGAGTCCGAGCTCACCGCACCCGCGATGTTCTCGCTGCTGGCCCCGTCGTACTCGAAGAAGTACGGGGTCGACGCGGACACGATGAAGGAGGTGATGACCCACATCGCCTGGAAGAACCACGTCAACGGGGCGCGGAACCCGCGCGCGCAGTTCCGCTCCGAGGTCGCGAAGGAGACGATCTCCTGCTCGCCGCTGGTGGCCGGCCAGCTCGGCATCTTCGACTGCTCGGGGGTGTCCGACGGCGCGGCCGCGGCCCTGATCGTGCGGGCCGAGGACGCCCACCGCTACACCGACCGGCCGATCTACATCAAGGCGCTGTCGTTCGTGGCCGGCCCGGCCGAGGGACCGCTCGACCCCGCCTACGACTACACGACGTTCACCGAGGTCGTGCGCTGCGCCGAGGACGCCTACGCGCAGGCCGGGGTCAAGGACCCGCGCACCGAGATCTCGATGGCCGAGGTGCACGACTGCTTCACCCCCACCGAGCTGGTGCTGATGGAGGACCTCGGGTTCTCCGAGCGCGGCCAGGGCTGGAAGGACGTCCTGGAGGGCTTCTTCGACCTCGGCGGCGGCCTGCCGGTCAACCCCGACGGCGGCCTGAAGTCCTTCGGCCACCCGATCGGCGCCAGCGGGCTGCGGATGCTGTTCGAGATGTGGCTGCAGCTGCGTGGCGAGGCAGGCGAGCGGCAGCTCGCGAGCCCCCGGCTCGGGATGACGCACAACCTCGGGGGCGCGCCGGGTGCCTGCGTCTCGTTCGCCTCGATCGTCGGGGCCGAACGCGACTGA
- a CDS encoding enoyl-CoA hydratase/isomerase family protein, producing MAAAGPAGSGPPVVVESVGRVGVVRLDRPGKLNALDGPTISALRAAVARCAADDGIAAVLLEGAGRSFCAGGDQSGGAQPPRGAYGWYAYIAAEANALVRELLGMPKPVVAAVQGHAYGAGMCLALTADLVVAADDARFCMPYLKIANKPDFGASYLLPRRVASLSVAKDLIYTSRVVDAPEALRLGLANRLEPLAGMRSAALSLASDLAAGPAQALALSKAILDRSLDSDLDTVLAMEAMAHGIVKISRDHAEGVAAFFGKRPPTFTGE from the coding sequence ATGGCGGCGGCCGGCCCGGCGGGTTCGGGTCCGCCGGTCGTCGTCGAGTCCGTCGGCCGGGTCGGCGTCGTGCGGCTCGACCGGCCCGGCAAGCTCAACGCCCTCGACGGACCCACCATCAGCGCGCTCCGGGCGGCCGTCGCCCGCTGCGCCGCCGACGACGGGATCGCCGCGGTGCTCCTGGAGGGGGCCGGGCGCTCGTTCTGCGCCGGCGGGGACCAGAGCGGCGGCGCGCAGCCACCGCGGGGGGCCTACGGCTGGTACGCCTACATCGCGGCCGAGGCCAACGCGCTGGTCCGCGAGCTCCTCGGGATGCCCAAGCCGGTGGTGGCCGCCGTGCAGGGCCATGCCTACGGCGCCGGGATGTGCCTCGCGCTGACCGCCGACCTGGTGGTCGCCGCCGACGACGCCCGGTTCTGCATGCCGTACCTGAAGATCGCCAACAAGCCCGACTTCGGGGCGTCCTACCTGTTGCCGCGCCGGGTGGCGAGCCTGTCGGTGGCGAAGGACCTGATCTACACCTCGCGCGTCGTGGACGCCCCCGAGGCGTTGCGGCTGGGGCTGGCCAACCGGCTGGAACCGCTGGCCGGGATGCGGTCGGCCGCCCTGTCGCTGGCGTCCGACCTGGCCGCCGGGCCGGCCCAGGCACTGGCGCTGTCCAAGGCGATCCTGGACCGCTCGCTCGACTCCGACCTCGACACGGTGCTGGCCATGGAGGCCATGGCGCACGGCATCGTCAAGATCTCCCGCGACCACGCCGAGGGTGTCGCGGCGTTCTTCGGCAAGCGCCCACCGACCTTCACCGGGGAGTAG
- a CDS encoding flavin-containing monooxygenase, with protein sequence MSQTQSDTDEELDVLVIGAGFAGIYQLDRLRSLGYSVKVYEAGSRIGGIWYWNCYPGARVDSDGPMYQFSREDLWKDWEYSERFPDWREVRRYFDYLDEKLDLSKDIRFDARVTSAEFDEARRQWVVRAGDGSTVRATFLVPCTGFGSKPYVPPIPGLDAFRGECHHTGLWPQSGVDLTGKRVGVIGTGASGVQVVQEAARDAAELTVFQRTPNLAFRMGQQTLTPEQQKEIKEGQAAGYAIRTTTFGGFDYDFLPVSALDVTPEERESTYERLWGMGGFTFWLGTFQDVLFDTSANDTAYEFWRKKVWERIDDPAVAEQLAPVVPIHPLGVKRPSLEQNYYEAYNQDNVTLVDLRESPIEEVTATGVRTAAGEVELDVLVLATGFDSVTGGLTAMDIRGTGGITMREKWADGVSAYLGVATAGFPNLLFLYGPQSPSGFCNGPTCAEIQGELVVRMIDDLLRSGRTRVEAEVDAENAWREHVAELVVPSLFDRADSWYMGANIPGKVRQMLNYPGGLPTYLTKWEESAAKDYAGFTIT encoded by the coding sequence ATGAGTCAGACCCAGTCGGACACGGACGAGGAGCTCGACGTCCTGGTGATCGGCGCCGGGTTCGCCGGCATCTACCAGCTCGACCGGCTGCGGTCGCTCGGGTACTCGGTGAAGGTCTACGAGGCCGGCTCGCGGATCGGCGGCATCTGGTACTGGAACTGCTACCCGGGCGCCCGCGTCGACAGCGACGGGCCGATGTACCAGTTCTCCCGCGAGGACCTTTGGAAGGACTGGGAGTACTCCGAGCGGTTCCCGGACTGGAGGGAGGTCCGGAGGTACTTCGACTACCTCGACGAGAAGCTGGACCTGAGCAAGGACATCCGGTTCGACGCCAGGGTCACCTCGGCCGAGTTCGACGAGGCGCGCAGGCAGTGGGTCGTGCGGGCCGGTGACGGATCGACGGTGCGGGCCACCTTCCTGGTTCCGTGCACCGGCTTCGGCTCCAAGCCCTACGTCCCACCGATCCCCGGGCTGGACGCCTTCCGCGGCGAGTGCCACCACACCGGTCTGTGGCCGCAGTCCGGTGTCGACCTGACCGGCAAGCGCGTCGGGGTGATCGGCACCGGGGCCAGCGGCGTCCAGGTCGTCCAGGAGGCGGCCCGCGACGCGGCCGAGCTCACCGTCTTCCAGCGCACGCCGAACCTGGCGTTCCGGATGGGTCAGCAGACGCTCACCCCCGAGCAGCAGAAGGAGATCAAGGAGGGCCAGGCGGCCGGCTACGCCATCCGGACCACGACCTTCGGCGGCTTCGACTACGACTTCCTGCCGGTGTCGGCGCTGGACGTCACCCCCGAGGAGCGCGAGTCCACCTACGAGCGCCTCTGGGGCATGGGCGGGTTCACCTTCTGGCTCGGCACCTTCCAGGACGTGCTGTTCGACACGTCGGCCAACGACACCGCCTACGAGTTCTGGCGGAAGAAGGTGTGGGAGCGGATCGACGACCCGGCGGTCGCGGAGCAGCTGGCACCGGTGGTCCCGATCCACCCGCTGGGGGTCAAGCGCCCGTCGCTGGAGCAGAACTACTACGAGGCCTACAACCAGGACAACGTCACCCTCGTCGACCTGCGGGAGAGCCCGATCGAGGAGGTCACCGCCACCGGGGTGCGCACCGCGGCCGGCGAGGTGGAGCTCGACGTCCTGGTCCTCGCCACCGGGTTCGACTCGGTCACCGGCGGGTTGACGGCGATGGACATCCGCGGCACCGGTGGGATCACCATGCGCGAGAAGTGGGCCGACGGCGTCAGCGCCTACCTGGGCGTGGCCACCGCGGGATTCCCGAACCTGCTGTTCCTCTACGGGCCGCAGAGCCCGTCGGGGTTCTGCAACGGGCCGACCTGCGCCGAGATCCAGGGCGAGCTGGTCGTCCGGATGATCGACGACCTGCTGCGCAGCGGCCGCACCCGGGTCGAGGCCGAGGTCGACGCGGAGAACGCCTGGCGCGAGCACGTGGCCGAGCTGGTGGTGCCCTCGCTGTTCGACCGGGCCGACTCCTGGTACATGGGGGCCAACATCCCCGGCAAGGTCCGGCAGATGCTCAACTACCCGGGCGGCCTGCCCACCTACCTCACCAAGTGGGAGGAGTCCGCCGCGAAGGACTACGCGGGGTTCACGATCACGTGA
- a CDS encoding acyl-CoA dehydrogenase family protein, producing MDFTLTEREREWVELGRTLAAEFAPRAAHWDTESAYPEENHKRLGELGLLGAALPTEFGGGGASLVECYLLVEEISKACANTALLVHDQNVSGRILATYGGPGHREILERLAAGTAEVTIAMTEPQAGSALYELTTTARRDGDEWVVDGGKTYNSFGDRAAAHLVYARFVETGSAPPSGPEGIGIVLVDADRRGVSVTPMGRKLGMRGVEEVDLHFDGVRVPASHVVIEGRPGSTEGFTRPLEVYNATRVGMGVMALGIAQGAMDLAIAHLRTRRQFGRRLADFQGLQWMLADAAVAVEGARLLCYRALSEVDAGRTSAYHSACAKIAATEGAFRVVDDCLQMLGGAGYFAEAPLERMLRDVRMFKITGGTTQILKNTIGRALVGRP from the coding sequence GTGGACTTCACCCTGACCGAACGCGAGCGCGAGTGGGTCGAGCTCGGGCGCACGCTCGCCGCCGAGTTCGCCCCCCGGGCCGCCCACTGGGACACCGAGTCGGCCTACCCCGAGGAGAACCACAAGCGGCTTGGTGAGCTCGGCCTGCTCGGCGCCGCGCTGCCCACCGAATTCGGCGGCGGAGGGGCCAGCCTCGTCGAGTGCTACCTGCTGGTCGAGGAGATCAGCAAGGCGTGCGCCAACACGGCGCTGCTGGTGCACGACCAGAACGTCTCCGGACGGATCCTCGCCACCTACGGCGGCCCCGGCCACCGCGAGATCCTGGAGCGGCTCGCCGCGGGCACCGCGGAGGTGACCATCGCGATGACCGAGCCGCAGGCGGGCTCGGCGCTCTACGAGCTGACCACCACCGCCCGCCGGGACGGCGACGAGTGGGTCGTCGACGGCGGCAAGACCTACAACTCCTTCGGCGACCGCGCGGCGGCGCACCTGGTCTACGCCCGGTTCGTCGAGACCGGCTCGGCACCCCCGTCGGGTCCGGAGGGCATCGGCATCGTGCTCGTCGACGCCGACCGCCGGGGGGTGTCGGTCACCCCGATGGGGCGCAAGCTCGGGATGCGCGGTGTGGAGGAGGTCGACCTGCACTTCGACGGGGTGCGGGTACCCGCCTCCCACGTCGTCATCGAGGGCCGGCCGGGCTCCACCGAGGGCTTCACCCGGCCGCTGGAGGTCTACAACGCCACCCGCGTCGGGATGGGGGTGATGGCGCTGGGGATCGCCCAGGGGGCGATGGACCTCGCGATCGCCCACCTGCGGACCCGCCGCCAGTTCGGCCGCCGGCTCGCCGACTTCCAGGGCCTGCAGTGGATGCTCGCCGATGCGGCCGTCGCGGTCGAAGGCGCCCGGTTGCTGTGCTACCGGGCGCTCTCCGAGGTCGACGCGGGCCGCACCTCGGCCTACCACTCGGCCTGCGCGAAGATCGCCGCCACCGAGGGCGCGTTCCGGGTCGTCGACGACTGCCTGCAGATGCTCGGCGGTGCCGGGTACTTCGCCGAGGCGCCGCTGGAGCGGATGCTCCGCGACGTGCGGATGTTCAAGATCACCGGCGGGACGACCCAGATCCTGAAGAACACGATCGGGCGCGCCCTGGTGGGCAGGCCCTGA
- a CDS encoding acyl-CoA dehydrogenase family protein — protein sequence MDFDFTPEQDALRAAVREMMDREAPEEYLQRLDREHLFPHELWRRWVEMDLLAMPFPARYGGLDGGVLEFVITAEEIGRKGYDLSGAYGMAVFLGLLLVRHGTPEQADEIVPGIVRGERRLSISITEPEAGSDAGAMRTFARADGDDFVIDGQKVFSTGAGLPDNTILLFARTGREDRKAISCFLVPNDAPGLKVVRLDTLGRHSMGTFELFLDGVRIPAANLVGELHGGWGILLAGLELERTMTCAAYVGNAQTVVDQALAHARGREQFGRPIGDFQAIAHMLADMQTAVDAARLLTYRAATLVAQGRPARQEVAMAKLFGSETFVDVANKGMQVLGGYSYMMELPMQRHFRDARITTVTAGTSQMQRNHIARGMGLHPR from the coding sequence ATGGACTTCGACTTCACACCCGAGCAGGACGCGCTGCGCGCGGCCGTGCGGGAGATGATGGACCGTGAGGCGCCCGAGGAGTATCTCCAGCGCCTGGACCGGGAGCACCTGTTCCCGCACGAGCTGTGGCGGCGCTGGGTCGAGATGGATCTGCTCGCGATGCCGTTCCCGGCCCGGTACGGCGGCCTGGACGGAGGGGTGCTCGAGTTCGTCATCACCGCCGAGGAGATCGGCCGCAAGGGCTACGACCTCTCCGGTGCCTACGGGATGGCGGTCTTCCTCGGGCTGCTGCTGGTGCGCCACGGCACACCGGAGCAGGCCGACGAGATCGTGCCGGGCATCGTCCGGGGCGAGCGTAGGCTGTCGATCTCGATCACCGAACCCGAGGCAGGCTCGGACGCCGGGGCCATGCGGACGTTCGCGCGCGCGGACGGCGACGACTTCGTCATCGACGGCCAGAAGGTCTTCTCCACCGGGGCCGGGCTGCCCGACAACACGATCCTGCTCTTCGCGCGCACCGGCCGTGAGGATCGCAAGGCGATCTCGTGCTTCCTCGTGCCCAACGACGCGCCGGGTCTGAAGGTGGTCCGGCTCGACACGCTCGGCCGGCACTCGATGGGCACCTTCGAGCTGTTCCTCGACGGCGTGCGGATTCCCGCGGCGAACCTCGTCGGCGAGCTGCACGGGGGCTGGGGCATCCTGCTCGCGGGCCTGGAACTGGAGCGCACGATGACCTGCGCGGCCTACGTCGGCAACGCCCAGACCGTGGTCGACCAAGCGTTGGCGCACGCGCGGGGACGCGAGCAGTTCGGCAGGCCGATCGGCGACTTCCAGGCGATCGCGCACATGCTGGCCGACATGCAGACGGCGGTGGACGCGGCCAGGTTGTTGACCTACCGGGCCGCGACGCTGGTCGCGCAGGGACGGCCCGCACGGCAGGAGGTGGCGATGGCCAAGCTGTTCGGGTCCGAGACCTTCGTCGACGTCGCGAACAAGGGCATGCAGGTGCTCGGCGGCTACTCCTACATGATGGAGCTGCCGATGCAGCGACACTTCCGCGACGCCCGTATCACCACGGTCACCGCCGGCACGTCGCAGATGCAGCGCAACCACATCGCCCGGGGCATGGGCCTCCATCCGCGCTGA